A genome region from Streptomyces antimycoticus includes the following:
- a CDS encoding polysaccharide deacetylase family protein, which produces MDNQLFDYSPIVERAPIHWPDGARVAFYVGLNVEHYQVDRPSTSIFADTRALAPDPLNYGWRDYGPRVGIWRLIESLDRHQVRASVMLNSDVTERYPQIVRAGRERNWVWAAHGKNNSILQADMSPEEERAYLTEVIDTIEKATGSRPRGWLGPALTETFRTPELLAELGLGYVLDWANDDQPYRLNVPGMLSVPYSIEVNDVQMFVGKSLSGPDFVRIVKDQLDQLYADAATSGRVMSLVLHPFVINQPFRHRYVDQALEYVVNHPGVWVTTSDEIAEHYARTA; this is translated from the coding sequence ATGGACAACCAGCTCTTCGACTACAGCCCCATTGTCGAGCGCGCACCGATCCACTGGCCGGACGGCGCCCGCGTGGCCTTCTACGTCGGGCTGAACGTCGAGCACTACCAGGTCGACCGCCCCTCGACGAGTATCTTCGCCGACACCAGGGCGCTGGCACCCGACCCGCTGAACTACGGGTGGCGGGACTACGGCCCCCGGGTGGGCATCTGGCGGCTGATCGAGAGCCTGGACCGGCACCAGGTGCGGGCGAGCGTGATGCTCAACTCCGATGTCACCGAGCGCTACCCCCAGATCGTCCGGGCCGGCCGGGAGCGGAACTGGGTGTGGGCGGCGCACGGCAAGAACAACTCGATCCTCCAGGCGGACATGTCCCCCGAGGAGGAGCGCGCCTACCTCACGGAGGTGATCGACACCATCGAGAAGGCCACCGGCAGCAGGCCGCGCGGCTGGCTGGGGCCGGCGCTGACGGAGACCTTCCGGACCCCGGAGCTCCTGGCCGAGCTGGGGCTGGGGTACGTGCTGGACTGGGCCAACGACGACCAGCCGTACCGGCTGAACGTGCCGGGCATGCTGAGCGTGCCGTATTCGATCGAGGTCAACGACGTCCAGATGTTCGTGGGCAAGAGCCTCAGCGGGCCGGACTTCGTCCGGATCGTCAAGGACCAGCTCGACCAGCTCTACGCCGACGCGGCCACCAGCGGCCGGGTGATGTCCCTGGTGCTGCATCCGTTCGTGATCAACCAGCCGTTCCGGCACAGGTACGTGGATCAGGCGCTGGAGTACGTCGTGAACCACCCCGGGGTGTGGGTGACGACCAGCGACGAGATCGCCGAGCATTACGCCCGGACGGCGTGA
- a CDS encoding arylamine N-acetyltransferase family protein, whose protein sequence is MEPARTNLDLDAYLARIGWTGDRRPAPTVETLRAVHRAHLMSIPFENLEPLLGSAPSLALPDLEAKLVRSRRGGYCYEHNMLLTAALTALGFGVTGLSGRVRVGAAPGAVRPRTHMLLLVEIPGEERRYVADVGFGSIGSLLEAVPLVAGTEFHDGTRRHRYIREPHPGGLEDLWVFQAFLDGSWQDQYAFTREPCHPSDYVVINWYVATSPRSPFQHSLYVQRATLDRHLSLSGRTLVETGSDGTRKERQLADSDEVLAVLATDFCIELPPDTVLPD, encoded by the coding sequence ATGGAACCGGCCCGCACCAACCTCGATCTTGACGCCTATCTGGCCCGTATCGGCTGGACGGGCGACCGGCGCCCCGCGCCCACCGTGGAGACGCTGCGGGCGGTGCACCGGGCGCACCTGATGTCCATCCCGTTCGAGAACCTCGAGCCCCTCCTCGGCTCGGCCCCCTCCCTCGCCCTCCCCGACCTCGAGGCCAAGCTGGTCCGCAGTCGGCGCGGCGGTTACTGCTACGAGCACAACATGCTGCTGACCGCCGCCCTCACCGCCCTCGGCTTCGGCGTCACCGGCCTCTCCGGCCGCGTCCGGGTCGGAGCGGCCCCCGGGGCGGTGCGTCCGCGCACCCACATGCTGCTGCTGGTCGAGATCCCGGGCGAGGAGCGGCGTTACGTGGCCGACGTGGGCTTCGGCAGCATCGGCAGCCTCCTGGAAGCCGTGCCGCTCGTGGCCGGCACCGAGTTCCACGACGGCACCCGGCGCCATCGCTACATCCGCGAGCCGCACCCTGGCGGGCTGGAGGACCTGTGGGTGTTCCAGGCATTCCTCGACGGCTCCTGGCAGGACCAGTACGCCTTCACCCGGGAGCCCTGCCATCCGTCCGACTACGTGGTGATCAACTGGTACGTCGCCACCAGCCCGCGCTCGCCCTTCCAGCACAGCCTCTACGTCCAGCGCGCCACCCTGGACCGCCATCTCTCCCTGTCCGGGCGGACGCTCGTCGAGACCGGCTCCGACGGCACCCGTAAGGAGCGCCAACTCGCCGACAGCGACGAGGTGCTGGCCGTTCTCGCCACCGACTTTTGCATCGAATTGCCCCCGGACACGGTCCTGCCGGACTGA
- a CDS encoding DUF397 domain-containing protein: MSEANWRKSSYSGAGDGNSCIELALIGTTVALRESDDPRTILATTPVKLGALLRSIKAGELDHLAAAPEA, encoded by the coding sequence ATGTCCGAGGCCAACTGGCGCAAGTCTTCCTACTCCGGCGCGGGGGACGGAAACTCCTGCATAGAACTCGCCCTCATAGGCACCACCGTCGCCCTCCGCGAGAGCGACGACCCCCGCACCATCCTCGCCACGACCCCCGTGAAGCTGGGAGCCCTGCTCCGGTCCATCAAGGCGGGCGAGCTCGATCACCTCGCGGCGGCGCCGGAGGCGTAA
- a CDS encoding Scr1 family TA system antitoxin-like transcriptional regulator encodes MASRTTITARQRRLGTELRRMREHAGLTIQEAADRLGTNRSHVTNMELARFGVSEERVRTLAANYACPDKAYVDALVAMATERKRGWWEEYRGTLGAAGLDLAELEYFATSLRVVELMHIPGLLQTEDYARSVLSTAVPGWSPTELRRRLSHRMKRRDILDLDDPPPCTFIIHETALRVRFGDQRVMRAQLDSLLESSDRPNVSVRVVPIVAGGFHVAGISVTYATGPVPQLDTVQLDVAQDAAFLDGESQLLNYRAVMDRAEELALSEKESRDFIRETVQQM; translated from the coding sequence ATGGCTTCGAGGACCACCATCACGGCACGTCAACGCCGACTTGGCACGGAGCTTCGGAGGATGCGCGAGCACGCGGGTCTCACCATCCAGGAAGCGGCCGACCGGCTGGGCACCAACCGCTCGCATGTCACCAACATGGAGCTGGCCCGGTTCGGCGTCAGCGAAGAGCGCGTACGCACACTCGCCGCCAACTACGCCTGCCCGGACAAGGCATACGTCGACGCGCTGGTCGCGATGGCGACCGAGCGCAAGCGTGGCTGGTGGGAGGAGTACCGGGGGACGCTCGGCGCCGCCGGTCTCGATCTGGCGGAACTGGAGTACTTCGCCACGAGCCTGCGCGTCGTGGAGCTGATGCACATCCCTGGGCTTCTGCAGACCGAGGACTACGCCCGGTCGGTACTGAGCACTGCCGTCCCCGGCTGGTCTCCCACGGAGCTCCGCCGAAGACTCTCCCACCGCATGAAGCGCCGGGACATCCTGGACCTGGACGACCCACCGCCCTGCACATTCATCATCCACGAGACCGCGCTCCGCGTGCGGTTCGGCGATCAGCGCGTGATGCGCGCGCAGCTCGACAGCCTGCTGGAGTCCTCGGACCGGCCGAACGTCTCCGTTCGGGTCGTCCCGATCGTGGCCGGAGGATTCCACGTCGCTGGCATCTCCGTCACCTACGCCACAGGCCCCGTGCCGCAGTTGGATACCGTTCAACTCGACGTCGCGCAGGACGCGGCGTTCCTCGACGGAGAGTCCCAGCTTCTGAACTACCGGGCGGTCATGGACCGGGCCGAAGAGCTGGCGTTGTCAGAGAAGGAGTCACGTGACTTCATCCGCGAGACCGTTCAACAGATGTGA
- a CDS encoding ATP-binding protein: protein MDSDHESDDRPPHRPPVPSRDPYVYTLQSSRHATSPKVCRDFVACVLNSVGQEELVDTATLCTSELATNAFLHAEGDSLMLRVVIEPPRFRVLVYDASVELPTAARLPEGDRLHGRGLGLVAALADAWGTAEGDAVGTYAKGVWFELAGKEEKAEDQPRPFTG, encoded by the coding sequence ATGGATTCCGATCACGAGTCCGACGACCGTCCCCCACACCGCCCGCCCGTTCCCTCCAGGGACCCGTACGTCTACACCCTCCAGAGCAGCCGCCATGCGACGTCTCCCAAGGTCTGCCGGGACTTCGTGGCCTGCGTCCTGAACTCCGTGGGGCAGGAGGAACTGGTCGACACGGCGACGCTGTGCACCTCGGAGCTGGCCACCAACGCGTTTCTGCACGCCGAGGGCGACTCCCTGATGCTGCGCGTGGTGATCGAGCCGCCCCGCTTTCGCGTCCTGGTCTACGACGCCTCCGTCGAACTCCCCACCGCCGCACGCCTTCCCGAGGGCGATCGACTCCACGGCCGCGGCCTCGGACTGGTGGCGGCCCTGGCCGACGCGTGGGGGACGGCGGAGGGGGACGCGGTCGGCACGTATGCGAAGGGGGTCTGGTTCGAGCTCGCGGGCAAGGAGGAGAAGGCCGAGGATCAGCCTCGGCCTTTCACGGGGTGA
- a CDS encoding acyltransferase — translation MTASATESGAKRTFTVRAGEASGDRIRLSVYDMLIGPVYTPRAFFYRETLDGEALRASLARTLRTFPILSGRMKRDPDGGLSVLCDDGGVRFVEAHASEPMPDYGPRHTAKKGLERHLSHAMPFWVVDRDTPLFTVKLTHMKGGGSILGLTMNHAVADGSSYMSFLESWVREHRGLGYPKLSHDRGVIDALGASATGDTRMGGAHLTIIGRGQKSAFIGRALMGSLGNVTTVTTRFTAAELATMKDTAMADLAGTERWVSTNDALTAHLWKVLGELRDRPDASEERLGLIADFRSFAGDAIPDDYWGNAVTNTRPGMTAAELRARPLGEVAAAVRAGHAENTEERIREETAFLCAERDAGRFKRVMNTMGLDAFDSTIAINNWSKLPFYRIDFGQGTPFWYDFTSIPIPWTVHIAPTPADQNGARDVHMALPRAQVRALQEPSWASRFHRYAESGETFPLTFMDAKAKR, via the coding sequence ATGACGGCATCCGCCACCGAGAGCGGCGCCAAGCGAACGTTCACCGTGCGTGCCGGGGAGGCGAGCGGTGACCGCATACGGCTCAGCGTCTACGACATGCTCATCGGCCCGGTCTATACCCCGCGTGCCTTTTTCTACCGGGAGACGCTCGACGGCGAGGCGCTTCGCGCCTCCCTCGCCAGGACATTGCGCACCTTCCCGATCCTTTCCGGCCGCATGAAGAGGGATCCCGACGGCGGCCTCAGTGTGCTCTGCGACGATGGCGGTGTGCGCTTCGTCGAGGCACACGCATCCGAGCCCATGCCGGACTACGGGCCTCGCCATACGGCGAAAAAGGGACTGGAGCGCCATCTCAGTCACGCCATGCCCTTCTGGGTGGTTGACCGTGATACGCCGCTTTTCACGGTGAAGCTCACCCATATGAAGGGCGGGGGCTCCATCCTGGGCCTCACGATGAATCACGCCGTGGCCGACGGGTCCAGCTATATGAGCTTCCTGGAGAGCTGGGTGCGCGAGCACCGGGGCCTCGGATACCCCAAGCTCAGCCACGACCGCGGCGTCATCGACGCGCTCGGCGCCTCGGCCACGGGTGACACCCGTATGGGCGGTGCTCATCTCACGATCATCGGGCGGGGCCAGAAGTCCGCCTTCATCGGCCGCGCCCTGATGGGCAGCCTCGGCAACGTGACGACGGTGACCACCCGTTTCACGGCCGCCGAACTCGCCACCATGAAGGACACCGCGATGGCCGACCTCGCGGGCACGGAGCGGTGGGTGTCGACCAATGACGCGCTGACCGCCCATCTGTGGAAAGTGCTCGGCGAATTGCGTGACCGCCCCGACGCGAGCGAGGAAAGGCTCGGCCTCATCGCCGACTTCCGTTCCTTCGCCGGCGACGCCATACCGGATGACTACTGGGGCAACGCCGTCACCAATACCCGGCCCGGAATGACCGCGGCCGAACTGCGCGCCCGCCCTCTCGGCGAGGTCGCCGCGGCGGTCCGCGCGGGCCATGCCGAGAACACGGAGGAACGAATCCGCGAGGAAACGGCGTTCCTCTGTGCCGAACGCGATGCGGGACGCTTCAAGCGCGTCATGAACACCATGGGTCTGGACGCGTTCGACAGCACCATCGCGATCAACAACTGGTCGAAGCTCCCCTTCTACCGCATCGACTTCGGGCAGGGCACCCCGTTCTGGTACGACTTCACCTCGATCCCCATTCCCTGGACCGTGCACATAGCGCCGACCCCGGCCGATCAGAACGGCGCCCGCGATGTGCATATGGCCCTGCCGCGCGCCCAGGTCCGGGCCCTTCAGGAGCCGTCCTGGGCGAGCCGGTTCCACCGTTACGCGGAGTCCGGCGAGACATTTCCGCTGACTTTCATGGATGCCAAAGCGAAGCGGTGA
- a CDS encoding IS1182 family transposase — translation MGEWVGETVGPDVWETCRGLIPVGSVFAFLAEHRGRLFPAQMFADMYPSANGRPSMPPQILAAAITLQALHGLSDYQTVQELRCDLRWKAACGLGLYDMAFDPSLLAYFRRRLARSARPNRIFETVREVVKSTGVLKGKHRRALDSTVLDDAVATQDTVTQIIAAIRTVIREVPHAAEQAAIQCTAHDYTDPGKPRIAWNDEQARADLIDALVTDAVRLLGHLPDQQLGEKAANALGLLALVAGQDVEPAEDSNGRDGRWRITQGTAYDRMISTVDPEARHVHKTRTHRQDGFKAHLAVEPETGLYTALALRPATGTEHHEATVGIDLLADEDSPVDVFGDSAYSTGDTCQILHRAGHRLFLKPAPLKTAVLGGFSLDDFAINTAGSTVTCPAGHTVPLSEPSGRHMQRKALFTDQCASCPLRKQCTTAKTGRIVTIRPHHDLLTAARHQASTDPDWQAAYRRWRPPVERAVAWLVAHGNRRLRYRGTIKNNAWLHTRAAALNLRTLINLGLNHNGDTWHTPAIT, via the coding sequence ATGGGTGAGTGGGTCGGGGAGACGGTCGGGCCGGACGTGTGGGAGACGTGTCGGGGTTTGATCCCAGTCGGGAGTGTGTTCGCGTTTCTGGCCGAGCATCGGGGGAGGCTGTTTCCGGCTCAGATGTTCGCGGACATGTATCCGTCGGCGAACGGGCGGCCGAGTATGCCGCCGCAGATCCTGGCCGCTGCGATCACTCTGCAGGCCCTGCACGGGCTGTCGGATTACCAGACCGTGCAGGAATTGCGGTGTGACCTGCGGTGGAAGGCCGCGTGCGGGCTGGGCCTTTACGACATGGCGTTCGACCCGTCGCTGCTGGCCTACTTCCGCCGCCGGCTGGCCCGCTCCGCCCGTCCGAACCGGATCTTCGAGACCGTACGCGAAGTCGTGAAGAGCACCGGAGTACTGAAAGGCAAGCACCGTCGGGCGCTGGACTCCACCGTGCTGGACGACGCGGTCGCCACCCAGGACACGGTCACCCAGATCATCGCCGCCATCAGGACAGTCATCCGTGAGGTCCCACACGCGGCCGAACAAGCAGCAATCCAGTGCACCGCCCACGATTACACCGACCCGGGCAAACCCCGCATCGCCTGGAACGACGAGCAGGCCCGAGCCGACCTCATCGACGCACTGGTCACCGACGCGGTGCGGCTGCTGGGCCACCTGCCCGACCAACAGCTCGGGGAGAAAGCCGCGAACGCGCTCGGCCTGCTGGCCCTGGTCGCAGGACAGGACGTCGAACCCGCCGAGGACTCCAACGGCCGTGACGGGCGTTGGCGCATCACTCAGGGCACCGCCTACGACCGGATGATCTCCACCGTCGACCCCGAAGCCCGCCACGTCCACAAGACCCGCACCCACCGGCAGGACGGCTTCAAGGCCCACCTGGCCGTCGAGCCCGAGACCGGCTTATACACCGCCCTCGCTCTGCGGCCGGCAACCGGAACCGAGCACCACGAGGCCACTGTCGGCATCGACTTGCTCGCCGACGAAGACAGCCCGGTGGACGTCTTCGGCGACAGCGCCTACTCCACTGGCGACACCTGCCAGATCCTGCACCGAGCAGGACACCGACTCTTCCTCAAGCCCGCCCCGCTGAAGACGGCTGTCCTTGGCGGGTTCAGCCTCGACGACTTCGCCATCAACACCGCGGGCAGCACGGTGACCTGCCCCGCCGGACACACCGTCCCGCTCAGCGAGCCGTCCGGGCGGCACATGCAACGCAAAGCGCTCTTCACCGACCAGTGCGCCAGCTGCCCCCTGCGCAAGCAGTGCACCACCGCCAAGACCGGCCGGATCGTCACCATCCGCCCCCACCACGACCTGCTCACCGCTGCCCGCCACCAGGCCAGCACCGACCCCGACTGGCAAGCCGCCTACCGACGATGGAGACCACCCGTCGAACGCGCCGTCGCCTGGCTCGTCGCCCACGGCAACCGCAGACTCCGCTACCGCGGCACCATCAAGAACAACGCCTGGCTCCACACCCGTGCCGCAGCCCTCAACCTGCGAACCCTGATCAACCTCGGACTCAACCACAACGGCGACACCTGGCACACCCCCGCTATCACCTGA
- a CDS encoding class I SAM-dependent methyltransferase, with amino-acid sequence MGHVDVDAFDSLLGDEGQALLSGLRDYDPAKELATATRLRRDHPPALVSAALTQAALRQRAVAKFGPEDAHRMYFTPNGVEQSTRTSVAAYRAARFAEFGVRRTADLCCGIGGDAIALARTGISVLAVDRDPLTCAVARANAQALGLAELIEIRCADVTDIDTRSFDAVFVDPARRGGRGRVFDPEAYSPPLSWAIEAARTTPRAALKIAPGVPHEAVPEDAEAEWISDHGQVKEAVLWFGTARPGLRRATLLPSAHSLVGTPHLPAPEPGPVGRWLYEPDGAVIRAHLVADVAARVGGRLIDPTIAYITTDELRPTPFATAYEITDVLPFNLKRLKALLREREVGVATIKKRGSAVEPEQLRKKLRLEGGNACTIVLTRSKGSPTMLLGHPA; translated from the coding sequence ATGGGCCATGTGGACGTTGACGCCTTCGACTCACTGCTCGGCGACGAGGGGCAGGCGCTGCTCTCCGGGCTCCGCGACTACGACCCGGCGAAGGAGCTCGCCACCGCGACGCGGCTGCGCCGGGACCACCCCCCGGCGCTGGTCTCGGCGGCCCTGACCCAGGCCGCGCTGCGGCAGCGGGCGGTGGCCAAATTCGGCCCCGAGGACGCGCACCGCATGTACTTCACGCCGAATGGCGTGGAGCAGTCCACCCGCACCTCCGTCGCCGCGTACCGCGCCGCCCGCTTCGCGGAGTTCGGCGTCCGCCGCACGGCCGATCTGTGCTGCGGCATCGGCGGCGACGCGATCGCGCTCGCCCGCACCGGGATCTCCGTACTCGCCGTCGATCGCGACCCGCTGACCTGCGCCGTCGCCCGCGCCAACGCCCAGGCCCTCGGTCTGGCCGAGCTCATCGAGATCCGCTGCGCCGATGTCACCGACATCGACACCCGGTCCTTCGACGCGGTCTTCGTCGACCCGGCCCGGCGCGGCGGCCGGGGCCGCGTCTTCGACCCCGAGGCGTACTCCCCGCCCCTCTCCTGGGCCATCGAGGCCGCCCGCACCACCCCGCGCGCCGCCCTCAAGATCGCCCCCGGCGTGCCGCACGAGGCGGTCCCCGAGGACGCGGAGGCCGAGTGGATCTCGGACCACGGCCAGGTGAAGGAGGCCGTCCTGTGGTTCGGCACCGCCCGCCCCGGGCTGCGCCGCGCCACCCTTCTGCCGAGCGCCCACTCCCTCGTCGGCACCCCGCACCTCCCCGCCCCCGAGCCCGGCCCGGTCGGCCGCTGGCTCTACGAGCCGGACGGGGCCGTCATCCGCGCCCATCTCGTCGCCGATGTCGCGGCCCGCGTCGGCGGCCGCCTGATCGACCCGACGATCGCCTACATCACGACGGACGAGCTGCGCCCGACGCCGTTCGCCACCGCGTACGAGATCACGGATGTGCTGCCGTTCAACCTGAAGCGGCTCAAGGCGCTGCTGAGGGAGCGGGAGGTCGGCGTCGCGACCATCAAGAAGCGCGGTTCGGCGGTCGAGCCGGAGCAGCTCCGCAAGAAGCTCCGGCTCGAGGGCGGGAACGCCTGCACCATCGTGCTGACGCGCTCGAAGGGCTCCCCCACGATGCTTCTGGGGCACCCGGCCTAG
- a CDS encoding polysaccharide deacetylase family protein — protein sequence MHASGPKITYVMMIKTGFPRCLVLVGAAAVLTACGSLGAATEPYTGSRHGAPMPPASLASRLDDPPSPSQPPPGQEPDPRPPASPGPGSEGQGYEGEAQGGAFPDAPPGSGDASASTPPPAAGPSGTASASPRSGSLGGASDAYRRWGLDRPLERPPAPPAVKPALGRSGPQQWGLPPIVRRVPTDQRVVFVTIDDGIEKDPRFVEQARELGLPFTGFLTDNVIGDHYDYFDELRRLGNPMENHTLTHPSLAGMAYDEQVREICGQRDILWNHFGQQPRLFRPPFGEYDETTLRAAGFCGARTVVLWRAEMETHGLAYRSGDHLLPGDIILAHFRGPEQLEGQSMTDWITELVRAIQAQGFTIGRLEDYV from the coding sequence ATGCACGCCTCTGGACCGAAGATCACTTATGTGATGATGATCAAGACTGGTTTTCCTCGCTGTCTGGTTCTCGTCGGCGCGGCAGCCGTGCTCACGGCCTGCGGATCCCTCGGCGCCGCCACCGAGCCGTACACCGGCTCCCGTCACGGCGCTCCCATGCCGCCGGCCTCCCTCGCCTCCCGGCTGGACGACCCGCCGTCGCCCTCGCAGCCGCCGCCCGGACAGGAGCCGGATCCGCGGCCACCGGCGTCGCCCGGGCCGGGGTCCGAGGGGCAGGGGTACGAGGGCGAGGCCCAGGGCGGCGCGTTTCCGGACGCGCCGCCGGGCTCCGGTGACGCCTCGGCGTCCACCCCGCCCCCGGCCGCGGGGCCGTCCGGCACGGCCTCCGCGTCGCCGCGCTCGGGCTCGCTGGGCGGCGCCTCCGACGCCTACCGCCGCTGGGGGCTGGACCGGCCCCTGGAGCGGCCTCCGGCCCCGCCCGCCGTCAAGCCCGCGCTCGGGCGGTCGGGGCCGCAGCAGTGGGGGCTGCCGCCGATCGTGCGGCGGGTGCCGACCGACCAGCGGGTGGTCTTCGTGACGATCGACGACGGGATCGAGAAGGACCCGCGTTTCGTGGAGCAGGCCCGCGAGCTCGGGCTGCCGTTCACCGGGTTCCTGACCGACAACGTGATCGGGGACCACTACGACTACTTCGACGAGCTGCGCCGGCTCGGCAACCCCATGGAGAACCACACCCTCACCCATCCCAGCCTGGCCGGTATGGCCTACGACGAGCAGGTGCGGGAGATCTGTGGCCAGCGGGACATCCTGTGGAACCACTTCGGTCAACAGCCGCGCCTCTTCCGTCCCCCGTTCGGGGAGTACGACGAGACGACGCTGCGGGCGGCGGGCTTCTGCGGGGCGCGGACGGTGGTGCTGTGGCGCGCCGAGATGGAGACCCACGGGCTGGCCTACCGCTCCGGCGACCATCTGCTGCCGGGGGACATCATCCTCGCGCACTTCCGGGGGCCGGAGCAGCTTGAGGGGCAGTCGATGACCGACTGGATCACGGAGCTGGTGCGGGCGATCCAGGCCCAGGGGTTCACGATCGGGCGGCTGGAGGACTATGTGTGA
- the groES gene encoding co-chaperone GroES — protein sequence MTTTSSKVAIKPLEDRIVVQPLDAEQTTASGLVIPDTAKEKPQEGVVLAVGPGRFEDGKRLPLDVSVGDVVLYSKYGGTEVKYSGEEYLVLSARDVLAIVEK from the coding sequence GTGACGACCACCAGCTCCAAGGTTGCCATCAAGCCGCTCGAGGACCGCATTGTGGTCCAGCCGCTCGACGCCGAGCAGACCACGGCCTCAGGCCTGGTCATTCCGGACACCGCCAAGGAAAAGCCCCAGGAGGGCGTCGTCCTGGCCGTGGGCCCGGGCCGCTTCGAGGACGGCAAGCGCCTTCCGCTCGACGTCTCCGTCGGTGACGTCGTGCTCTACAGCAAGTACGGCGGCACCGAGGTGAAGTACAGCGGCGAGGAGTACCTCGTCCTCTCGGCTCGCGACGTCCTCGCGATCGTCGAGAAGTAA